Proteins found in one Neomonachus schauinslandi chromosome 1, ASM220157v2, whole genome shotgun sequence genomic segment:
- the ANAPC13 gene encoding anaphase-promoting complex subunit 13, with amino-acid sequence MDSEVQRDGRILDLIDDAWREDKLPYEDVAIPLNELPEPEQDNGGTTESVKEQEMKWTDLALQYLHENVPPIGN; translated from the exons ATGGACAGTGAGGTACAGAGAGATGGAAGGATCTTGGACTTGATTGACGATGCTTGGCGAGAAGACAAGCTGCCGTATGAGGATGTTGCAATACCACTG AATGAGCTTCCTGAACCTGAACAGGACAACGGTGGCACCACAGAATCTGTTAAAGAACAAGAAATGAAGTGGACCGACTTGGCCTTACAGTATCTCCATGAGAATGTTCCCCCTATAGGAAACTAA